Proteins from one Portunus trituberculatus isolate SZX2019 chromosome 38, ASM1759143v1, whole genome shotgun sequence genomic window:
- the LOC123514610 gene encoding chitin deacetylase 1-like, whose translation MKRRVATPLLVLLAVGWVAGQTDLDMDPEYYCSGRKDDEFFRKDFGIDADEKVYRANCGTYYRCVPAPSSKKSIAMAKCQSELFFDIEQQICERKHNVLNCAQIDKFQPPLPVWPLADGQESLCPNGEIECGSGECLPRELFCDNNVDCADGSDENICTPDNDPNRADVCDPRKCLWSEGCFCSVDGTRIPGDLNPEQTPQMITITFTGAINDRNFRIFQDIFKDTTKHKGNDCTPKGTFFISHAFTNYSAVQELHRVGHEISVSSITNNQNRTYWSQLDSAGYESEMDGARVIIEQFANISANEVLGLRVPRQRVGGNQQFKMMVDWGFLYDSSISAPMGRLPLWPYTLMHRMPHKCLGTDQNCPSRNFTVWEMVVNELDRRDDVKFDEVLTGCHYVDQCANLVSPKQFRSFLDNNLDRHFRTNRAPFGLHFTSGYFETRKNFLKEFVSWVADVAQRGDFYFVTMQQVINWMEAPTEIAAINNFQEWKGKCEVKGLPYCSLPSPCPKKVSRLFPEEEEMFLYTCMECPSTYPWLHDPYGSGGFFSFNENF comes from the exons ATGAAACGTCGAGTCGCTACGCCCCTTCTCGTCCTCC tGGCCGTCGGCTGGGTGGCCGGGCAGACAGACCTGGACATGGACCCGGAATACTACTGCTCGGGACGAAAAGACGATGAGTTTTTCAGAAAGGACTTCGGAATTGACGCAGATGAGAAAGTG TACAGGGCCAACTGCGGCACCTACTACCGCTGCGTGCCTGCTCCTTCAAGCAAGAAGTCCATTGCCATGGCTAAGTGTCAGAGCGAGCTGTTCTTCGACATTGAACAACAGATTTGTGAGCGCAAGCACAATGTCTTGAACTGCGCCCAGATTGATA AGTTCCAGCCTCCTTTGCCTGTGTGGCCACTGGCCGATGGACAGGAATCCCTCTGCCCCAATGGAGAGATTGAGTGCGGCAGTGGCGAGTGCCTGCCCAGGGAACTCTTCTGTGATAACAACGTGGACTGTGCCGATGGCTCTGACGAGAACATCTGCA CGCCCGACAATGATCCCAACCGTGCTGATGTTTGTGATCCCCGCAAGTGCCTCTGGTCTGAGGGCTGCTTCTGCTCCGTGGATGGCACGCGCATTCCCGGCGACCTGAACCCTGAGCAGACGCCCCAGAtgatcaccatcaccttcaccggCGCCATTAATGACCGCAATTTCCGTATCTTCCAAGACATCTTCAAAGATACCACCAAGCACAAGGGCAATGACTGTACGCCCAAAGGcaccttcttcatctctcacgCTTTCACTAACTATTCAGCCGTGCAGGAACTCCACCGTGTGGGTCACGAGATTAGCGTCAGCTCCATCACCAACAACCAGAACCGCACTTACTGGAGCCAGCTGGACTCTGCAGGCTACGAAAGCGAAATGGACGGCGCACGTGTGATCATCGAACAGTTCGCCAACATTTCTGCCAACGAAGTCCTTGGTCTGCGTGTGCCCAGGCAGCGAGTGGGCGGTAACCAACAGTTCAAGATGATGGTCGACTGGGGATTCCTGTATGACTCCTCCATTTCTGCCCCTATGGGTCGTCTGCCCCTGTGGCCGTACACTCTGATGCACCGCATGCCTCACAAGTGTCTGGGTACTGACCAGAACTGCCCATCCCGTAACTTCACCGTGTGGGAGATGGTAGTGAACGAGTTGGATCGTCGTGACGATGTGAAGTTCGACGAAGTCCTGACAGGTTGTCACTACGTGGACCAGTGCGCTAACCTCGTCTCCCCCAAGCAGTTCCGTAGCTTCCTGGATAACAACTTGGACCGTCACTTCAGAACAAACCGCGCTCCCTTCGGCCTGCACTTCACCTCAGGATACTTCGAGACTCGCAAAAACTTCCTGAAGGAGTTCGTCTCCTGGGTGGCTGATGTGGCTCAGCGTGGAGACTTCTACTTCGTGACCATGCAGCAGGTCATCAACTGGATGGAGGCTCCCACGGAGATTGCAGCCATCAACAACTTCCAGGAATGGAAGGGTAAGTGCGAGGTGAAGGGTCTGCCCTACTGCTCCCTGCCTAGCCCCTGCCCTAAGAAGGTATCTCGTCTCttccctgaggaggaggaaatgttccTGTACACGTGCATGGAGTGCCCCTCCACCTACCCATGGCTACATGATCCCTACGGCAGTGGCGGATTCTTCAGCTTCAACGAGAATTTCTAA